From Variovorax sp. J2L1-78, the proteins below share one genomic window:
- a CDS encoding phosphodiesterase, whose product MLICQLSDLHIRPAGQRYQGVADSNRMLGDAVRHVQALDVRPDLVVLTGDLVDHGHPDEYAYARELLAALTIPYLVMPGNHDDRDRLRAAFADHAYLPATGPLHYCIDTYPVRLVALDSTVPGQHHGALDAAGLSWLKATLAQDTVKPTIVMLHHPPFVSGIPYMDAYRFLDAAPLAEVVGAFRNIEAVLCGHVHRPMFRRWAGTVVCACPSTTTEIALRLAPDAKPASFMGPPACMLHRWDPAEGLVSHISYIGDFEGPYDFY is encoded by the coding sequence TTGCTCATCTGCCAACTCTCCGACCTGCACATCCGCCCCGCGGGCCAGCGCTACCAGGGCGTGGCCGACTCGAACCGCATGCTCGGCGACGCCGTCCGGCACGTGCAGGCGCTCGACGTGCGCCCCGACCTGGTCGTCCTGACGGGCGACCTCGTCGACCACGGGCACCCCGACGAATACGCCTACGCCCGCGAACTGCTGGCCGCGCTGACGATCCCGTACCTCGTCATGCCTGGCAACCATGACGACCGCGACCGCCTGCGCGCCGCCTTCGCGGACCACGCCTACCTGCCCGCGACCGGGCCACTGCACTACTGCATCGACACCTACCCCGTGCGCCTCGTGGCGCTCGACTCCACCGTGCCTGGCCAGCACCACGGCGCCCTCGATGCAGCGGGGCTCAGCTGGCTGAAGGCGACGCTCGCACAGGACACGGTCAAGCCCACCATCGTGATGCTGCACCACCCGCCCTTCGTCTCCGGCATTCCGTACATGGATGCGTACCGCTTCCTCGACGCGGCACCGTTGGCCGAGGTCGTCGGTGCCTTCCGCAACATCGAGGCCGTACTGTGCGGCCACGTGCACCGGCCGATGTTCCGACGCTGGGCCGGCACCGTGGTGTGCGCCTGCCCCAGCACCACCACCGAGATCGCACTGCGCCTGGCGCCCGATGCGAAGCCGGCGTCCTTCATGGGCCCGCCGGCCTGCATGCTGCACCGCTGGGACCCGGCCGAGGGCCTGGTGAGCCACATCAGCTACATCGGCGACTTCGAAGGCCCCTACGACTTCTACTGA
- a CDS encoding LysR family transcriptional regulator, with product MDKLRAMEVFAATVDAGSFAAAAEALDLSAVMVGKHIRALEAQLGARLLERTTRRHALTEIGAAYLERCRDVLASVRMADGVAESLRAMPQGVLRVTAPVAYGAHRLTPVIGDYIATYPQVKVDLVLNDRVVDLAEEGFDCGIRSGAAVDEGLIARPLALARMFVAASPAWVAQHGQPRHPSELEAFPLLGFATWGPNHSWRFTRDGQTVHVPVRGPLTTNNGQALLAAALAGVGVIVQADALLGPALASGQVVQLLPDWALPTRQVHIVRLPEARPSAKLRTFVDFVVERLG from the coding sequence ATGGACAAGCTACGCGCCATGGAGGTCTTTGCCGCCACGGTCGACGCGGGCAGCTTCGCCGCTGCAGCGGAGGCGCTCGACCTGTCGGCGGTGATGGTCGGCAAGCACATTCGCGCGCTCGAAGCACAGCTGGGCGCGCGCCTGCTGGAGCGCACCACGCGCCGCCACGCGCTCACCGAGATTGGTGCGGCCTACCTGGAGCGCTGCCGCGACGTGCTGGCCAGCGTGCGCATGGCCGACGGCGTCGCCGAATCGCTGCGCGCCATGCCGCAGGGCGTGCTGCGGGTCACCGCGCCGGTGGCCTATGGGGCGCACCGGCTCACGCCGGTGATCGGCGACTACATCGCCACCTACCCGCAGGTGAAGGTGGACCTGGTGCTCAACGACCGCGTGGTCGACCTGGCCGAAGAGGGTTTCGACTGCGGCATCCGCTCCGGGGCGGCGGTCGATGAAGGGCTCATCGCGCGTCCGCTCGCGCTCGCGCGCATGTTCGTGGCCGCCAGCCCGGCCTGGGTCGCGCAACACGGGCAGCCCCGCCATCCGTCGGAGCTCGAGGCTTTCCCGCTGCTGGGCTTTGCCACCTGGGGGCCGAACCATTCATGGCGCTTCACGCGCGACGGCCAGACCGTGCATGTGCCGGTGCGCGGGCCGCTCACCACCAACAACGGGCAAGCGTTGCTGGCTGCCGCCCTGGCAGGCGTGGGGGTGATCGTGCAGGCCGATGCGCTGCTCGGCCCCGCTCTGGCCTCGGGTCAGGTGGTTCAGCTGCTGCCCGACTGGGCATTGCCGACGCGCCAGGTGCACATCGTTCGATTGCCCGAAGCGCGGCCCAGCGCCAAGCTGCGGACCTTCGTCGACTTCGTGGTCGAACGGCTCGGCTAG
- a CDS encoding fumarylacetoacetate hydrolase family protein, whose amino-acid sequence MNFEFPFNELPAVMRGPRVERRRVLVGGSAFWGTVVEEGADAGKLRLDDGRLLDAEGQACLPPVSPSKIIAVHISYSSRSHETRNKPKPTETPTYFTKPPTALNGHGGQILKPADCKYLNYEGEYAVVIGKTCRNVTPDEAWDFIEGFCPALDMGLQDFRDTDQGSMLRVKGADTLLPIGPGIVRGVDLFAQTLRTTVNGLVVQEAVIGDETIWGPHYVIADIARHITLVPGDVILMGTPCHSRSVDAGDVVACEITGIGRVEGTVVAIDAPRASALGVGHAPTDTPEVRRVALGFDERVPERLKDNLRRAKGERAANAEGIAEP is encoded by the coding sequence ATGAACTTCGAATTTCCGTTCAACGAACTGCCGGCCGTGATGCGCGGCCCGCGCGTGGAGCGCCGCCGCGTGCTGGTCGGCGGCAGCGCCTTCTGGGGCACGGTGGTGGAAGAGGGCGCCGATGCCGGCAAGTTGCGGCTCGACGACGGGCGGCTGCTCGACGCGGAAGGGCAGGCCTGCCTGCCGCCGGTGTCGCCCAGCAAGATCATTGCGGTGCACATCTCGTACAGCTCGCGCAGCCACGAGACGCGCAACAAGCCGAAGCCGACCGAGACGCCCACCTACTTCACCAAGCCGCCGACGGCGCTCAACGGCCACGGCGGGCAGATCCTGAAGCCGGCGGACTGCAAGTACCTCAACTACGAGGGCGAGTACGCGGTCGTCATCGGCAAGACATGCCGCAACGTGACGCCCGACGAAGCCTGGGACTTCATCGAGGGTTTCTGCCCGGCGCTCGACATGGGCCTGCAGGACTTCCGCGACACCGACCAGGGCTCGATGCTGCGCGTGAAGGGTGCCGACACGCTGCTGCCCATCGGGCCGGGCATCGTGCGCGGCGTCGACCTGTTCGCGCAGACCTTGCGCACCACGGTCAACGGCCTCGTCGTGCAGGAGGCGGTTATCGGCGACGAGACGATCTGGGGGCCGCACTACGTGATCGCCGACATCGCGCGGCACATCACGCTGGTGCCCGGCGACGTGATCCTGATGGGCACGCCCTGCCATTCGCGGTCGGTCGATGCGGGCGACGTGGTGGCCTGCGAGATCACCGGCATCGGCCGGGTCGAAGGCACGGTGGTCGCCATCGACGCGCCGCGCGCCAGCGCGCTGGGCGTGGGCCATGCGCCGACCGACACGCCGGAGGTGCGCCGTGTGGCGCTGGGCTTCGACGAGCGCGTGCCGGAGCGCCTCAAGGACAACCTGCGGCGCGCGAAGGGCGAGCGGGCCGCAAATGCCGAGGGCATCGCAGAGCCTTAA
- a CDS encoding DUF1161 domain-containing protein, whose amino-acid sequence MHLGNARAHSSWLLLAACALAGNAAAQDSNNCEAIRAQIESKIAASGVVGFSVTVVDANANASGQVVGSCALGTRKIVYARPSSASTDNAAPLASPRGSAMLTECKDGSAPVGGTCKP is encoded by the coding sequence ATGCACCTCGGAAACGCACGCGCGCATTCATCGTGGCTGCTGCTCGCCGCCTGCGCGCTGGCCGGCAACGCCGCCGCTCAGGACAGCAACAACTGCGAAGCCATCCGCGCGCAGATCGAATCGAAGATCGCCGCGTCGGGCGTCGTCGGTTTCAGCGTCACCGTGGTCGACGCCAATGCGAACGCCAGCGGCCAGGTGGTCGGCAGCTGCGCGCTGGGCACGCGCAAGATCGTCTATGCACGACCGAGCTCGGCCAGCACCGACAACGCCGCACCGCTTGCGTCACCGCGCGGGTCCGCCATGCTCACCGAGTGCAAGGACGGCAGCGCCCCCGTCGGCGGCACCTGCAAGCCGTGA
- a CDS encoding BMP family ABC transporter substrate-binding protein, with protein sequence MYKNLVAALAAACCFSSPAFSQTTPAAPPLKIGFVYVAPLADAGWVHQHDEGRKAVEAALGAKVKTTFVENVPEGADAERVIRDLAQQGNQLIFTPSFGYMEPTLKVAKDFPDVKFESITGYKTAPNVATANARYYEGRYLAGVAAGRMSKTHVAGYVAGFPIPEVLQGINAFTLGMRSVDPKARVLVVWLDAWFDPPKERDAAMTLFNQDVDVIAFHTGSTAVMAAAQERGKMAVAYHSDMRKVAPDAQIVAVTHQWGGYYTQRARAVLDGSWKPGNVWGGVKEGMIRVGDFGPKVPKPVQDEVLARQQDIAAGKLRPFTAVAADVRDNEGHVVVAKGSALTDEQILKMNWLVEGVQGRVAR encoded by the coding sequence ATGTACAAAAACCTCGTGGCCGCGCTCGCGGCTGCCTGTTGCTTTTCGTCTCCCGCCTTTTCACAGACCACGCCGGCGGCACCGCCGTTGAAGATCGGCTTCGTCTACGTCGCGCCGCTGGCCGACGCCGGCTGGGTCCACCAGCACGACGAGGGGCGCAAGGCCGTCGAGGCCGCGCTGGGCGCCAAGGTGAAGACCACCTTCGTCGAGAACGTGCCCGAGGGCGCTGACGCCGAACGCGTGATCCGCGACCTCGCGCAGCAGGGCAACCAGCTCATCTTCACGCCCAGCTTCGGCTACATGGAGCCGACGCTGAAGGTGGCGAAGGATTTCCCCGACGTCAAGTTCGAATCGATCACCGGCTACAAGACCGCGCCCAACGTGGCCACCGCGAACGCGCGCTACTACGAGGGCCGCTACCTGGCCGGCGTGGCCGCGGGCCGCATGTCGAAGACGCATGTGGCGGGCTACGTCGCGGGCTTCCCGATCCCCGAGGTGCTGCAGGGCATCAACGCCTTCACGCTCGGCATGCGCTCGGTCGACCCGAAGGCGCGGGTTTTGGTGGTGTGGCTCGACGCCTGGTTCGATCCGCCGAAGGAGCGCGACGCGGCCATGACGCTGTTCAACCAGGACGTCGACGTGATCGCCTTCCACACCGGCTCGACCGCCGTGATGGCGGCGGCGCAGGAGCGCGGCAAGATGGCCGTGGCCTATCACTCCGACATGCGCAAGGTCGCACCCGACGCGCAGATCGTCGCCGTGACGCACCAGTGGGGCGGCTACTACACGCAGCGCGCCCGCGCGGTGCTCGACGGCAGCTGGAAGCCGGGCAATGTCTGGGGCGGCGTGAAGGAAGGAATGATCCGCGTCGGCGACTTCGGGCCGAAAGTGCCCAAGCCGGTGCAGGACGAGGTGCTGGCGCGGCAGCAGGACATCGCCGCCGGCAAGCTGCGGCCCTTCACCGCCGTGGCGGCCGACGTGCGCGACAACGAAGGCCATGTCGTGGTGGCCAAGGGCAGTGCGCTCACCGACGAGCAGATCCTGAAGATGAACTGGCTCGTCGAAGGCGTGCAGGGCCGCGTGGCGCGCTAG
- a CDS encoding aldehyde dehydrogenase family protein encodes MTTLDVAGIAVSPDHYIDGRRVPSDQHFALHSPIDQRLLGRIAEGTAAHVEAAIVAAQKAFPAWSAMSAAERQPLLDRFAEEIGKRADDFCTLESNDAGVLLSRMRHGVVPRAMLNIAWFAQHALTLQDRPIDTEQAHHIVRHDPAGVVVIITPWNAPLMLSTWKLGPALAAGNTCILKPPEWAPLTCSLLADAAHAAGLPPGVFNVVQGTGARTGAALVADARIARVSFTGSVPTAKAIAQAVGANLVPCSLELGGKSPFIVLADADLDAAAATGALMYRNAGQVCLAGTRFLVHAKVADAFVAAMRGYVEKLTVGDPRDAATEVGPIIHPRQVERVTGFVDRAVASGAQVLWGGAKHAFGAQYYQPTMLTGLKQSDEIVQNEVFGPVLTLQTFADDDEAIAMANGTDYGLGGVCYGETAHATAVAQRVRTGFIWVNSFGIRDLAAPFGGIKRSGVGREGGDWSFEFFCDVKDVVVPKKPFQASFSHR; translated from the coding sequence ATGACAACCCTCGACGTGGCCGGCATCGCCGTGTCCCCCGACCATTACATCGACGGCCGCCGCGTGCCGTCGGACCAGCATTTCGCGCTGCACAGCCCGATCGACCAGCGCCTGCTGGGTCGCATCGCGGAAGGCACGGCCGCGCATGTCGAAGCCGCCATCGTCGCCGCGCAGAAGGCCTTTCCGGCCTGGAGCGCGATGAGCGCGGCCGAGCGGCAGCCGCTGCTCGACCGTTTCGCCGAAGAGATCGGCAAGCGCGCCGACGACTTCTGCACGCTCGAGAGCAACGACGCCGGCGTGCTGCTCTCGCGCATGCGCCACGGCGTGGTGCCGCGCGCGATGCTCAACATCGCGTGGTTCGCCCAGCACGCGCTGACGCTGCAGGACCGCCCGATCGACACCGAGCAGGCGCATCACATCGTGCGGCACGACCCGGCCGGCGTGGTCGTGATCATCACGCCGTGGAACGCGCCGCTGATGCTGTCGACCTGGAAGCTCGGCCCCGCGCTGGCGGCCGGCAACACCTGCATCCTGAAGCCGCCGGAGTGGGCGCCGCTGACCTGCTCGCTGCTGGCCGACGCGGCGCATGCGGCCGGCCTGCCGCCGGGCGTGTTCAACGTCGTGCAGGGCACGGGCGCCCGCACCGGTGCGGCGCTGGTGGCCGACGCGCGCATCGCTCGCGTGTCCTTCACCGGCTCGGTGCCGACGGCCAAGGCCATCGCGCAGGCGGTGGGTGCGAACCTCGTGCCCTGCAGCCTGGAGCTCGGCGGCAAGAGTCCGTTCATCGTGCTGGCAGATGCCGACCTCGATGCCGCGGCCGCGACGGGCGCGTTGATGTACCGCAATGCCGGCCAGGTCTGCCTGGCGGGCACGCGCTTCCTGGTGCATGCGAAGGTGGCCGATGCCTTCGTCGCCGCGATGCGTGGCTATGTCGAGAAGCTGACCGTTGGCGACCCGCGCGACGCCGCGACCGAGGTCGGGCCGATCATCCATCCGCGCCAGGTCGAGCGCGTCACCGGCTTCGTCGACCGTGCGGTGGCCAGCGGCGCGCAGGTGCTATGGGGCGGCGCGAAGCACGCGTTCGGCGCGCAGTACTACCAGCCGACGATGCTCACCGGCCTGAAGCAGAGCGACGAGATCGTGCAAAACGAAGTGTTCGGCCCGGTGCTCACACTGCAGACCTTCGCCGATGACGACGAAGCCATCGCCATGGCCAACGGCACCGACTACGGCCTGGGCGGCGTCTGCTACGGCGAGACGGCGCATGCCACCGCCGTGGCGCAGCGCGTGCGCACCGGCTTCATCTGGGTCAACAGCTTCGGCATCCGCGACCTGGCCGCGCCCTTCGGCGGCATCAAGCGCAGCGGCGTCGGGCGCGAGGGCGGCGACTGGAGCTTCGAGTTCTTCTGCGACGTCAAGGATGTCGTGGTGCCGAAGAAGCCCTTCCAGGCCAGCTTCAGCCATCGCTGA
- a CDS encoding hydroxymethylglutaryl-CoA lyase — protein MNGLPTRATVREVGLRDGLQSIATVLPTERKREWLRDAVAAGQREIEVGSFVPARLLPQMADTAEVLAYAKTLPGLVASVLVPNLKGAERALDGDADLMILPLSASHAHSLANLRKTPDEVVAELARIRAARDASGRKTLIEGGVGTAFGCTLQGVVEPAEVLRLMQALLDAGADRVSLADTVGYADPLSVSRLFEQALKIAGDRFCCGHFHDTRGLALANVLAAAQLGVTRFDASLAGIGGCPHAPGASGNASTEDLGFMLGAMGIDTGLDMDALLALRAKVAGWLTGEQTNGALWRAGLPKTFQRAAAH, from the coding sequence ATGAACGGATTGCCCACCCGCGCCACGGTGCGCGAAGTCGGCCTGCGCGACGGCCTGCAGAGCATCGCCACGGTGCTGCCCACCGAACGCAAGCGCGAATGGCTGCGCGACGCGGTCGCGGCCGGCCAGCGCGAGATCGAGGTCGGCTCCTTCGTGCCGGCGCGCCTGCTGCCGCAGATGGCCGACACCGCCGAGGTGCTGGCCTATGCCAAGACGCTGCCCGGCCTCGTCGCCTCGGTGCTGGTCCCCAACCTGAAGGGGGCCGAGCGCGCGCTCGACGGCGATGCCGACCTGATGATCCTGCCCCTGTCGGCCAGCCACGCCCACAGCCTGGCCAACCTGCGCAAGACGCCCGACGAGGTGGTGGCCGAACTGGCCCGCATCCGCGCGGCGCGCGACGCCTCCGGCCGCAAGACGCTGATCGAAGGCGGCGTGGGCACGGCCTTCGGCTGCACGCTGCAGGGTGTGGTCGAACCCGCCGAAGTGCTGCGATTGATGCAGGCGCTGCTCGACGCCGGCGCCGACCGCGTGAGCCTGGCCGACACGGTGGGCTACGCCGACCCGCTGTCGGTCAGCCGCCTGTTCGAGCAGGCGCTGAAGATCGCCGGCGACCGGTTCTGCTGCGGCCACTTCCATGACACGCGCGGGCTCGCGCTCGCCAACGTGCTGGCCGCCGCGCAACTGGGCGTGACGCGCTTCGACGCTTCGCTCGCCGGCATCGGCGGCTGCCCGCACGCGCCGGGCGCCAGCGGCAACGCATCGACCGAAGACCTGGGCTTCATGCTGGGCGCAATGGGCATCGACACCGGCCTCGACATGGACGCGCTGCTCGCGCTGCGCGCCAAGGTCGCCGGCTGGCTCACGGGCGAACAGACCAACGGCGCCTTGTGGCGCGCCGGCCTGCCCAAGACCTTCCAGCGCGCCGCCGCGCACTGA
- a CDS encoding LysR family transcriptional regulator, whose amino-acid sequence MHDLDLKTLRLLVAVCDHGNIKQAAAQEHIEPSAISKRIAQLEHQLGAPLLVRGRRGVAPTPAGVALLEHARTLLFTLARIESDVAAFAGGIRGQVRLVASASAIAESLLDDVAAFMREPAHRDIKVDIEERFSRDLVRMVREGSASLGVCWDSIGFEGLQHRPYRRDELAVAVHADHPLARKRTLRFEQTLDHEHVGLPPATAVHTMLHRAAARVGRTLSYRVVVSNFDAALRVVSANLGISVIPRQVSLAYVPAGSVKVIPLNETWARRRFAICYREAADLQPAAAKMVEFLVKKGEAEG is encoded by the coding sequence ATGCACGACCTCGACCTCAAGACGCTGCGGCTGCTGGTGGCCGTCTGCGACCACGGCAACATCAAGCAGGCCGCTGCGCAGGAGCACATCGAGCCCTCGGCCATCAGCAAGCGCATCGCGCAGCTCGAGCACCAGCTGGGCGCGCCGCTGCTGGTGCGCGGGCGGCGCGGCGTGGCGCCCACGCCGGCCGGCGTCGCACTGCTGGAGCACGCACGCACGCTGCTCTTCACCCTGGCGCGCATCGAGTCCGACGTGGCGGCCTTCGCCGGCGGCATCCGCGGGCAGGTGCGGCTGGTGGCGAGCGCCTCGGCCATCGCCGAATCGCTGCTCGACGACGTGGCCGCCTTCATGCGCGAGCCGGCGCATCGCGACATCAAGGTCGACATCGAGGAACGCTTCTCGCGCGACCTGGTGCGCATGGTGCGCGAAGGCAGCGCGTCGCTCGGCGTGTGCTGGGACAGCATCGGTTTCGAGGGCCTGCAGCACCGGCCCTACCGGCGCGACGAGCTGGCCGTGGCGGTGCACGCCGACCATCCGCTGGCGCGCAAGCGCACGCTGCGCTTCGAGCAGACGCTCGACCACGAGCATGTCGGCCTGCCGCCGGCCACCGCGGTGCACACCATGCTGCACCGTGCGGCGGCGCGGGTGGGCCGCACGTTGAGCTACCGGGTGGTGGTGTCCAACTTCGACGCCGCGCTGCGCGTGGTGTCGGCCAACCTGGGCATCAGCGTGATCCCGCGGCAGGTCAGCCTGGCCTATGTGCCGGCCGGTTCGGTCAAGGTGATCCCGCTGAACGAGACCTGGGCGCGTCGGCGCTTCGCCATCTGCTACCGCGAAGCGGCCGACCTGCAGCCGGCGGCGGCCAAGATGGTGGAGTTCCTGGTGAAGAAGGGCGAGGCCGAAGGCTGA
- the hpaH gene encoding 2-oxo-hept-4-ene-1,7-dioate hydratase, translated as MLDASTHAALARELHEAQRTRVQLGHFSLRHPTMTIADSYAIQAEWMKLCLAEGRRVIGHKIGLTSRAMQLASQITEPDYGTLLDDMLLRDGAEVEAARFIVPRFETEFAFVLARPLRGPNVTLFDVLNATDYVVPALELIDARIEQFDRETKAPRKVLDTIADNAANAAIVLGGRPMKPDAVDWRWAGALLFKNGVIEESGLGAAVLNHPGNGVAWLANKLAAFDQGLEAGEIVLGGSFTRPVPCAAGDVFHADYGPLGSISIRFV; from the coding sequence ATGCTCGACGCATCGACCCACGCCGCCTTGGCGCGCGAACTGCACGAAGCGCAACGCACCCGCGTGCAGCTCGGCCACTTCTCGCTGCGTCATCCGACGATGACCATCGCCGACAGCTACGCCATCCAGGCCGAATGGATGAAACTGTGCCTGGCCGAAGGCCGCCGCGTCATCGGCCACAAGATCGGCCTGACCTCGCGTGCGATGCAGCTCGCGTCGCAGATCACCGAGCCCGACTACGGCACGCTGCTCGACGACATGCTGCTGCGCGACGGTGCCGAGGTGGAGGCCGCGCGCTTCATCGTGCCGCGCTTCGAGACCGAGTTCGCCTTCGTCCTCGCCAGGCCGCTCAGGGGGCCGAACGTGACGCTGTTCGACGTGCTCAACGCCACCGACTACGTGGTGCCCGCGCTGGAACTCATCGATGCGCGCATCGAGCAGTTCGACCGCGAGACCAAGGCGCCGCGCAAGGTGCTCGACACCATCGCCGACAACGCGGCCAACGCCGCCATCGTGCTGGGCGGCCGACCCATGAAGCCCGACGCGGTCGACTGGCGCTGGGCCGGCGCGCTGCTGTTCAAGAACGGCGTGATCGAGGAATCGGGCCTGGGCGCTGCGGTGCTCAACCACCCGGGCAACGGCGTGGCCTGGCTCGCCAACAAGCTGGCGGCTTTCGACCAGGGGTTGGAGGCGGGCGAGATCGTGCTCGGTGGTTCGTTCACGCGGCCTGTGCCTTGCGCGGCCGGCGATGTGTTCCATGCCGACTACGGGCCGCTCGGCTCCATCTCCATCCGCTTCGTCTGA
- a CDS encoding extradiol ring-cleavage dioxygenase translates to MGQIVGAALVSHHPGLMQCEEFRRLQGAGEDSDLIAGYARLRTKIAEAKPDVVVLFDTHWFTTGYHLVDAGRQYSGLYTSDEMPWYLHGVPYDYRGHPQLAQAIETVSRERGGYNRAIAHPDLGRQYPTINLVKHLRFEDPALPVVTVSSCQNCEWPHFLASGDAIGEAIARSDLRVLLIASGALSHRFNGIDWKPSHPRIFHESNVSRPENIASDKGAIELLRQGRHDQILERWDTEYRRLPWEAFGAHYLQMLGAMGGAACRAEGETLSAYENARGTGNIHIWFQGAP, encoded by the coding sequence ATGGGACAGATCGTTGGCGCCGCACTGGTGTCGCACCACCCCGGCCTGATGCAGTGCGAGGAGTTCCGCCGCCTCCAGGGCGCGGGCGAGGATTCGGACCTGATCGCCGGCTACGCCCGGTTGCGCACGAAGATCGCCGAGGCGAAGCCCGATGTCGTCGTGCTCTTCGACACGCACTGGTTCACCACGGGCTATCACCTGGTCGATGCCGGTCGGCAGTACAGCGGCCTGTACACCTCCGACGAGATGCCGTGGTACCTGCACGGTGTGCCCTACGACTACCGCGGGCATCCGCAGTTGGCGCAGGCGATCGAGACGGTGTCGCGCGAACGCGGCGGCTACAACCGCGCGATCGCGCACCCCGACCTCGGCCGGCAGTACCCGACGATCAACCTCGTGAAGCACCTGCGCTTCGAGGACCCGGCGCTGCCGGTCGTCACCGTGAGCTCCTGCCAGAACTGCGAGTGGCCGCACTTCCTGGCGTCCGGCGATGCGATCGGCGAGGCCATCGCGCGCAGCGACCTGCGGGTGCTGCTCATCGCGTCGGGTGCGCTGAGCCACAGGTTCAACGGCATCGACTGGAAGCCGAGCCATCCACGCATCTTCCATGAAAGCAACGTGTCGCGGCCCGAGAACATCGCGAGCGACAAGGGCGCCATCGAACTGCTGCGCCAGGGCCGGCACGACCAGATCCTGGAGCGCTGGGACACCGAGTACCGCCGTCTGCCGTGGGAGGCCTTCGGCGCGCACTACCTGCAGATGCTGGGTGCGATGGGCGGTGCGGCGTGCAGGGCGGAAGGCGAGACGCTGTCGGCTTACGAGAACGCCCGGGGCACCGGCAACATCCACATCTGGTTCCAGGGGGCGCCATGA
- a CDS encoding LysR family transcriptional regulator — MSLSRVSLRQLEAFARVAELHSFSAAAERLGLTAQAVSQLVAELESILGFRVFDRTTRRVALSAAGRDFLPSAETVLRHLDAAERAADDVRHRAAGVVRIGAPLALASTALPAAIRDYAAERPKVVIRIRDLPVDQLVDSVAAGDVDLAVGPNRPIGAGVQSRPLFDSPWVLWCPPGHALAKRKRVRWKDLRDQPLVAAGHDHERSVAQMRLTVPEGSRVGPVDVVDNLTTAMGIAAQGLAATLAPAYVQVLAQHFGLVMRRVVEPEAIRSVCLYQAQGRHLSPAAEGFGEHLATWLPRWHAEVAARKAPR, encoded by the coding sequence ATGTCCCTGTCCCGCGTCAGCCTGCGCCAGCTCGAAGCCTTCGCCCGCGTGGCCGAGTTGCACAGCTTCAGCGCCGCGGCCGAGCGCCTGGGGCTCACGGCGCAGGCCGTGAGCCAGCTGGTGGCCGAGCTGGAATCGATCCTCGGCTTCCGTGTGTTCGACCGCACGACACGTCGCGTCGCGCTGTCCGCGGCCGGCCGCGACTTCCTGCCCTCGGCCGAGACGGTGCTGCGCCATCTCGACGCCGCCGAGCGCGCGGCCGACGACGTGCGCCACCGCGCGGCCGGCGTGGTGCGCATCGGTGCGCCGCTCGCGCTGGCCAGCACCGCCCTGCCCGCCGCGATCCGCGACTACGCGGCCGAGCGGCCCAAGGTCGTGATCCGCATCCGCGACCTGCCGGTGGACCAGCTGGTCGACAGCGTGGCCGCCGGCGACGTCGACCTGGCCGTCGGGCCCAATCGCCCGATCGGCGCTGGCGTGCAGAGCCGCCCGCTCTTCGACAGCCCCTGGGTGCTGTGGTGCCCGCCCGGCCACGCTTTGGCGAAGCGCAAGCGCGTGCGCTGGAAGGACCTGCGCGACCAGCCGCTCGTGGCCGCCGGCCACGACCACGAACGCAGCGTGGCGCAGATGCGGCTCACGGTGCCCGAGGGTTCGCGCGTCGGGCCGGTCGACGTGGTCGACAACCTGACGACCGCGATGGGGATCGCGGCACAAGGCCTCGCCGCCACGCTCGCACCGGCCTATGTGCAGGTGCTGGCGCAGCACTTCGGCCTGGTGATGCGGCGCGTGGTCGAGCCCGAGGCGATCCGCTCCGTCTGCCTGTACCAGGCGCAGGGGCGGCACCTGTCGCCAGCGGCGGAGGGCTTCGGCGAGCATCTGGCGACATGGCTGCCGCGCTGGCACGCCGAGGTCGCCGCGCGCAAGGCGCCGCGCTGA